The proteins below are encoded in one region of Pseudomonas sp. SCB32:
- a CDS encoding phage infection protein, with protein MKRQIALSLALTSLMTASAAFAAPAILNNGPRATHQHEHQLQQKSGEAHVAANGSERTIDRLHKQMGDEARVAENGSDRTIDRLHKQMGDEARVAENGSDRTIDRLHKQMGDEARVAENGSEHSIDRLHSNMVAESGGDTVFDAHLKV; from the coding sequence ATGAAACGCCAGATCGCCCTCAGCCTTGCACTCACTTCCCTGATGACCGCCAGCGCCGCCTTTGCCGCACCGGCCATCCTGAACAACGGCCCGCGCGCCACTCACCAGCACGAACACCAGCTGCAGCAGAAGAGCGGTGAAGCTCACGTTGCCGCCAACGGTTCCGAGCGCACCATCGATCGCCTGCACAAGCAGATGGGTGATGAAGCCCGTGTTGCCGAGAATGGTTCCGACCGCACCATCGACCGCCTGCACAAGCAGATGGGTGACGAAGCCCGCGTTGCCGAGAACGGCTCCGACCGCACCATCGACCGCCTGCACAAGCAGATGGGTGACGAGGCCCGCGTAGCCGAGAATGGCTCCGAGCACAGCATCGATCGCCTGCACAGCAATATGGTTGCCGAGTCCGGTGGCGATACCGTCTTCGATGCTCACCTGAAAGTCTGA
- a CDS encoding MFS transporter produces the protein MFSPLVTFPALYTATLLMLAGSGLFTTYMGLRLTQEGVGDLWVGGLMAAYYFGLVCGGKFGHKLIASFGHIRSYVACAGLATVIVLIHALVSQLEVWMVLRFVMGAVMMNQYMVIESWLNEQAESRQRGKVFAGYMVAVDAGLVVGQGLLALSPALDYKPLLLVAICFSSCLIPLALTRRVHPAKLVAAPLEIGFFWKRVPQSLGTIFVAGLMIGAFYGLAPVYAARNGLDTSQSSLFVGVCIIAGFCAQWPLGWLSDRMNRSWLIRGNALLLCVAAVPMWGLVQLPYQLLLANGFVTGMLLFTLYPLAVALANDHVEQPRRVALSAMLLTTYGVGACIGPLFAGAMMRHFGPGMFYMLVSAYAVLLIVWVQPRRVTDMHRVDEAPLHHVAMPDTVSPMAAALDPRVEEVPDELVVEAPPTIGRSDGAPDGPGTRG, from the coding sequence ATGTTCAGCCCGCTCGTCACTTTTCCCGCGCTCTATACCGCTACGCTGCTGATGCTCGCCGGCTCCGGCCTGTTCACTACCTACATGGGCCTGCGCCTGACCCAGGAAGGGGTGGGTGACCTGTGGGTCGGTGGCCTGATGGCCGCCTACTACTTCGGCCTGGTCTGCGGCGGCAAGTTCGGCCACAAGCTGATCGCCAGCTTCGGCCACATCCGTTCCTACGTTGCCTGCGCGGGGCTGGCGACGGTGATCGTGCTGATCCACGCGCTGGTCTCGCAGCTGGAGGTGTGGATGGTGCTGCGCTTCGTGATGGGCGCGGTGATGATGAACCAGTACATGGTGATCGAGAGCTGGCTCAACGAGCAGGCCGAGTCGCGCCAGCGCGGCAAGGTGTTCGCCGGCTACATGGTGGCGGTGGACGCCGGCCTGGTGGTCGGCCAGGGCCTGCTGGCGCTGAGCCCGGCGCTGGACTACAAGCCACTGCTGCTGGTCGCCATCTGCTTCTCCTCCTGCCTGATCCCGCTGGCGCTGACCCGCCGGGTGCACCCGGCCAAGCTGGTGGCGGCGCCGCTGGAGATCGGCTTCTTCTGGAAACGCGTGCCGCAGTCGCTGGGCACCATCTTCGTCGCCGGCCTGATGATCGGCGCCTTCTACGGCCTGGCGCCGGTGTACGCGGCGCGCAACGGCCTGGATACCTCGCAGTCGAGCCTGTTCGTCGGTGTCTGCATCATCGCCGGCTTCTGCGCGCAGTGGCCGCTGGGTTGGCTGTCGGACCGGATGAACCGCAGCTGGCTGATCCGTGGCAACGCATTGTTGCTGTGCGTCGCCGCCGTGCCGATGTGGGGGCTGGTGCAGTTGCCGTATCAGCTGTTGCTGGCCAACGGCTTCGTCACCGGCATGCTGTTGTTCACCCTCTATCCGCTGGCGGTGGCGCTGGCCAACGACCACGTCGAACAGCCGCGCCGCGTGGCGCTCTCGGCAATGCTGCTGACCACCTACGGCGTTGGCGCCTGCATCGGCCCGCTGTTCGCCGGCGCGATGATGCGTCACTTCGGCCCCGGCATGTTCTACATGCTGGTTTCGGCTTATGCAGTGCTGCTGATCGTCTGGGTACAACCGCGCCGCGTCACCGACATGCACCGCGTCGACGAGGCGCCGCTGCACCATGTGGCGATGCCCGATACCGTCAGCCCGATGGCCGCGGCCCTCGACCCGCGTGTCGAGGAAGTACCCGACGAGCTGGTGGTGGAAGCGCCGCCGACCATCGGCCGCTCCGACGGTGCGCCGGACGGCCCCGGAACCAGGGGCTGA
- a CDS encoding DUF6868 family protein: MTPADLKPFLLYCTLINYVILLIWFAAFSFAHDGLYRLHSRWFGISVERFDALHYGGMAVYKIGVLLLNLTPLIALCMLY; this comes from the coding sequence ATGACACCCGCCGACCTCAAGCCCTTCCTGCTCTACTGCACCCTGATCAACTACGTGATCCTGCTGATCTGGTTCGCCGCGTTCAGCTTCGCCCACGACGGTCTCTATCGCCTTCATTCACGCTGGTTCGGGATTTCCGTCGAGCGCTTCGATGCCCTGCACTATGGCGGCATGGCGGTCTACAAGATCGGCGTACTGCTGCTGAACCTGACGCCGCTGATCGCCCTTTGCATGCTGTACTGA
- a CDS encoding fatty acid desaturase, producing MRDDRDLSAAELAAFGAELDSLRQHTLHDLGETDARYIRRIRAAVRFCCWSGRILLMAGWFPPAWLLGTILLGLGKILENMELGHNVMHGQYDWMNDPEFAGRTYEWDIVGPSDFWRHTHNHIHHTYTNVLGKDDDVGYGVVRLFPEQKWKPFYRWQPLWVMLQALLFQYAVAIQHLRLDKYAKGRMSKEELRPLLRQFNAKVGRQWIKDYGVFPLLGLFSGAFGAVLLGNVIANLMRNLWTFTVIFCGHFTEKAAVFPPQVLDNETRGHWYLRQLRGSSNLEGGWLFHILTGNLSHQIEHHLFPDLPARRYAGLSRQVREIAARYGQTYNSGRLSAQFATVIRRIWIYRLPNAAANA from the coding sequence ATGCGCGACGACCGCGACCTGTCCGCCGCAGAGCTGGCGGCCTTCGGTGCCGAACTGGACTCTCTGCGCCAGCACACCCTGCACGACCTGGGCGAGACCGACGCCCGCTACATCCGCCGCATCCGCGCGGCGGTGCGCTTCTGCTGCTGGAGCGGCCGCATCCTGCTGATGGCCGGCTGGTTCCCGCCCGCCTGGCTGCTCGGCACCATCCTGCTCGGGCTGGGCAAGATCCTGGAGAACATGGAGCTGGGCCATAACGTCATGCATGGCCAGTACGACTGGATGAACGATCCGGAATTCGCCGGGCGCACCTATGAGTGGGATATCGTCGGGCCTTCGGATTTCTGGCGGCACACCCACAACCATATCCATCACACCTACACCAACGTGCTGGGCAAGGACGATGACGTCGGCTACGGCGTGGTGCGCCTGTTCCCCGAGCAGAAGTGGAAGCCCTTCTACCGCTGGCAGCCGCTGTGGGTGATGCTCCAGGCGCTGCTGTTCCAGTACGCCGTGGCGATCCAGCACCTGCGCCTGGACAAGTATGCGAAGGGACGGATGAGCAAGGAGGAACTGCGTCCGCTGCTGCGCCAGTTCAACGCCAAGGTTGGGCGCCAGTGGATCAAGGACTATGGGGTGTTTCCGCTGCTGGGCCTGTTCAGCGGTGCCTTCGGTGCGGTGCTGCTGGGCAACGTGATTGCCAACCTGATGCGCAACCTGTGGACCTTCACCGTGATCTTCTGCGGTCATTTCACCGAGAAGGCCGCCGTGTTCCCGCCCCAGGTGCTGGACAACGAGACGCGCGGCCACTGGTACCTGCGCCAGTTGCGCGGGTCGAGCAACCTGGAAGGCGGGTGGCTGTTCCACATTCTCACCGGCAACCTCAGCCACCAGATCGAGCACCACCTGTTCCCGGACCTGCCAGCGCGTCGTTACGCCGGGCTTTCGCGCCAGGTGCGCGAGATCGCCGCGCGCTACGGCCAGACCTACAACAGCGGCAGGCTGTCCGCGCAATTCGCCACGGTCATCAGGCGAATCTGGATCTACCGTCTGCCCAACGCGGCGGCGAACGCCTGA
- a CDS encoding ferredoxin reductase produces the protein MSFLPFAGLRLIRPLLVPLRALVRGQWLRESDVDAVLRVCNRGWALDRVYARVEARQWVADDMLELRLRPNAHWRGARPGQHVQLYVEREGVRCSRSYSLTRIAEDGCLEFAVKLQPGGRVSSYLLHQLCVGDVLELGMADGELSWPQDEQGVLLLAAGSGLTPLLGLLREALARGYNGPVTLLHYVRERGQRAFVDGLEALARQYPNLELRWALSGDAPVAGELRGRFHPEHVQGLDDRHVLACGPGGFVDSVRQSLGASSRSLQLESFSPPSWDEGEPARSVSLRFARSALEFSGDSRRSLLEQAEASGLRPAHGCRQGVCASCTCTLVSGCVRDLRSGELFSEPGQPIRICVSAPQGDLTVDL, from the coding sequence ATGTCGTTCCTTCCCTTCGCCGGTCTGCGCCTGATCCGGCCGCTGCTTGTGCCTTTGCGTGCCCTGGTACGTGGTCAGTGGCTGCGCGAGTCGGATGTCGACGCCGTGCTGCGCGTGTGCAATCGCGGCTGGGCGCTCGACCGGGTCTACGCGCGGGTCGAGGCGCGGCAGTGGGTGGCGGACGATATGCTCGAATTGCGCCTGCGCCCCAATGCTCACTGGCGTGGCGCGCGGCCCGGCCAGCACGTGCAGTTGTATGTCGAGCGTGAGGGCGTGCGCTGCAGCCGCAGCTACAGTCTGACCCGTATCGCCGAGGACGGCTGCCTGGAATTCGCGGTGAAGCTGCAACCGGGAGGTCGTGTTTCGTCCTACCTGCTGCATCAGCTGTGCGTGGGGGATGTGCTGGAACTGGGCATGGCGGATGGCGAGCTGAGCTGGCCGCAGGACGAACAGGGCGTGCTGCTGCTGGCTGCGGGCAGTGGCCTGACGCCCTTGCTCGGCCTGCTGCGCGAGGCGCTGGCGCGGGGCTACAACGGCCCGGTGACGCTGCTGCATTACGTCCGCGAGCGTGGCCAGCGGGCCTTCGTCGACGGGCTGGAGGCCTTGGCGCGGCAGTATCCGAACCTCGAGCTGCGCTGGGCCCTGAGCGGCGATGCGCCGGTGGCCGGTGAGTTGCGTGGGCGTTTTCACCCTGAGCATGTGCAAGGGCTGGATGATCGCCACGTGCTGGCCTGCGGCCCTGGCGGCTTCGTCGACAGCGTGCGCCAGTCGCTCGGCGCGAGCAGCCGCAGTCTTCAGCTGGAAAGCTTCAGCCCGCCGAGCTGGGACGAGGGCGAGCCGGCCAGATCGGTGAGCCTGCGCTTTGCCCGCAGCGCGTTGGAATTTTCCGGCGACAGCCGCCGCAGCCTGCTGGAACAGGCCGAAGCCAGTGGTCTTCGACCGGCTCACGGCTGCCGCCAGGGCGTCTGCGCCAGTTGCACCTGCACCCTGGTCAGCGGCTGCGTGCGTGACCTGCGCAGCGGCGAGCTGTTCAGCGAGCCGGGCCAGCCCATCCGTATCTGCGTCAGCGCGCCCCAGGGCGACCTGACCGTCGATCTCTGA
- a CDS encoding TetR family transcriptional regulator, which translates to MSTPRAEQKQQTRLALMDAARSLMDSGRGFGSLSLREVAKTAGIVPAGFYRHFTDMDQLGLALVADVDETFRQTLRVVRRNEFELGGVIEASVRIFLDAVSANRTQFLFLAREQYGGSLPIRQAVGALRQRITDDLAADLALLNKLPHLQAQDLDVIADLVVKTVFATLPELIDPPADTLPTHLSPETKVTQQLRFIMIGAKHWTGIGSRP; encoded by the coding sequence ATGTCCACTCCCCGCGCCGAACAGAAACAACAGACCCGCCTGGCCCTGATGGATGCCGCTCGGAGCCTGATGGACAGTGGTCGTGGCTTCGGCAGCCTGAGCCTGCGGGAAGTGGCGAAGACGGCGGGGATCGTGCCGGCGGGGTTCTACCGGCACTTCACGGACATGGATCAGCTTGGCCTGGCGCTGGTCGCCGATGTCGACGAGACCTTCCGCCAGACGCTGCGAGTGGTCCGACGCAACGAGTTCGAACTGGGCGGCGTGATCGAAGCCTCGGTGCGCATCTTCCTCGACGCGGTCAGCGCCAACCGCACCCAGTTCCTCTTCCTCGCCCGCGAGCAGTACGGCGGCTCGCTGCCGATCCGCCAGGCAGTGGGCGCCCTGCGCCAGCGCATCACCGACGACCTCGCCGCTGACCTCGCGCTGCTGAACAAGCTGCCGCACCTGCAGGCGCAGGATCTCGACGTGATCGCCGACCTGGTGGTGAAGACGGTATTCGCCACCCTCCCCGAGCTGATCGATCCGCCGGCCGACACGCTGCCGACGCACCTGTCGCCCGAGACCAAGGTCACCCAGCAGCTGCGCTTCATCATGATCGGCGCCAAGCACTGGACGGGGATCGGTTCGCGGCCCTGA
- a CDS encoding SDR family oxidoreductase → MTTPTLFITGATSGFGEACARRFARDGWSLVITGRREERLNALAKELSAQTDVLPLVLDVRDRAAMTAAVDSLPEKFAKLRGLINNAGLALGADPAQDCSLDDWDTMVDTNIKGLMYATRLLLPRLIAHGPGASILNLGSVAGRWPYPGGHVYGATKAFVEQFSLNLRCDLQGTGVRVTNLEPGMCESEFSLVRFGGDQAKYDKTYAGAEPIQSVDIAETIHWIMNQPPHININTLELMPVSQAWAGFAVHRKG, encoded by the coding sequence ATGACGACTCCCACCCTGTTCATTACCGGCGCCACATCCGGCTTCGGCGAAGCCTGTGCGCGGCGTTTCGCCCGTGACGGCTGGTCGCTGGTGATCACCGGCCGCCGTGAGGAGCGCCTGAATGCGCTGGCCAAGGAGCTTTCCGCGCAAACCGACGTGCTGCCGCTGGTGCTCGACGTGCGCGACCGCGCGGCGATGACCGCCGCAGTGGACAGCCTGCCGGAGAAGTTCGCCAAGCTGCGCGGCCTGATCAACAACGCCGGCCTCGCCTTGGGCGCCGATCCTGCCCAGGACTGCTCCCTGGACGACTGGGACACCATGGTGGATACCAACATCAAGGGCCTGATGTATGCCACCCGCCTGCTGCTGCCGCGCCTGATTGCCCATGGCCCGGGCGCGAGCATCCTCAACCTCGGCTCGGTGGCCGGTCGCTGGCCCTATCCGGGCGGCCATGTATACGGCGCCACCAAGGCCTTCGTCGAACAGTTCTCCCTGAACCTGCGCTGCGACCTGCAGGGCACCGGCGTGCGCGTCACCAACCTCGAACCGGGCATGTGCGAGAGCGAGTTCTCCCTGGTGCGCTTTGGCGGCGACCAGGCGAAGTACGACAAGACCTACGCCGGCGCTGAGCCGATCCAGTCCGTGGACATCGCCGAGACCATCCACTGGATCATGAACCAGCCACCGCACATCAATATCAATACCCTGGAGCTGATGCCGGTGAGCCAGGCGTGGGCGGGGTTTGCGGTGCATCGCAAGGGCTGA
- a CDS encoding ornithine cyclodeaminase family protein yields MQDLRFLTNADVAARLAYPQLIEALRQGLAGECEAPVRGCHALPENASLLTMPVWRPGQDIGVKLVTVFPGNGAKNLPAVAALFCLFDGQTGRPLAMLEASELTARRTASTSALAADYLVRRDARRLLIVGSGTLAPHMVRAHCSVRDYEDIAIWGRHEDKVHALVKRLQDEGYPAHACPDLRGGVAAADCISCVTTSREPIVHGAWLRSGCHLDLVGAFLPSMRETDNEAVRRARIVVDTREGALEEAGDLLIPMREGAIDESAIHSQLSDLLQGRGARKDDGEITLFKSVGYALEDLIAARLLVQ; encoded by the coding sequence ATGCAAGACCTGCGCTTCCTCACCAACGCCGACGTCGCCGCACGCCTGGCTTATCCACAACTGATCGAAGCGCTGCGCCAGGGCCTGGCCGGCGAGTGCGAGGCGCCCGTGCGCGGCTGTCACGCGCTGCCGGAAAACGCCTCGTTGCTGACCATGCCGGTGTGGCGGCCGGGACAGGACATTGGCGTCAAGCTGGTCACCGTGTTCCCCGGCAACGGCGCAAAGAACCTGCCGGCGGTGGCCGCGCTGTTCTGCCTGTTCGATGGTCAGACCGGCCGCCCGCTGGCGATGCTCGAAGCCTCCGAACTGACCGCACGACGCACCGCCAGCACCTCGGCACTGGCCGCTGACTACCTGGTGCGCCGCGATGCGCGCCGGCTGCTGATCGTCGGCAGCGGCACCCTGGCGCCGCACATGGTGCGCGCCCACTGCTCGGTGCGCGATTACGAAGACATTGCCATCTGGGGCCGCCACGAGGACAAGGTCCACGCACTGGTGAAGCGCCTGCAGGACGAAGGCTACCCGGCGCACGCCTGCCCCGACCTGCGCGGTGGCGTCGCGGCGGCGGACTGCATCAGCTGCGTGACCACTTCGCGTGAGCCCATCGTGCACGGCGCCTGGCTGCGCTCGGGTTGTCACCTCGATCTGGTCGGCGCCTTCCTGCCGTCCATGCGCGAGACCGACAACGAGGCCGTGCGCCGCGCGCGCATCGTCGTCGATACTCGTGAAGGCGCGCTGGAGGAAGCGGGTGATCTGCTGATTCCGATGCGGGAGGGCGCGATCGACGAGAGCGCCATCCACAGCCAGTTGTCCGACCTGCTGCAAGGGCGGGGGGCGCGCAAGGACGACGGCGAGATCACCCTGTTCAAGTCAGTGGGTTATGCACTGGAAGACCTGATTGCCGCACGTCTGCTGGTGCAGTGA
- a CDS encoding ABC transporter ATP-binding protein, protein MTAPMLEFRDVDVFYGPIQALKKVSLTVNEGETVALIGANGAGKSTLLMSIFGQPRAASGGIFYKGQDIRHKSAHYVASNGIAQSPEGRRVFPDMTVEENLLMGTIPIGMDHAQEDMERMFDLFPRLKERRNQRAMTMSGGEQQMLAIARALMSRPKLLLLDEPSLGLAPIVVKQIFQTLRELAQSGMTLFLVEQNANHALKLSDRGYVMVNGEIRLSGTGTELLGNQEVRNAYLGGH, encoded by the coding sequence ATGACGGCGCCGATGTTGGAGTTCCGTGATGTGGATGTGTTCTACGGGCCGATCCAGGCGCTGAAGAAAGTCTCGCTGACCGTCAACGAGGGGGAAACCGTGGCGCTGATCGGCGCCAACGGTGCGGGCAAGTCCACGCTGCTGATGTCGATCTTCGGCCAGCCGCGCGCGGCTTCGGGGGGAATCTTCTACAAGGGCCAGGACATCCGCCACAAGTCGGCGCACTACGTGGCCTCCAACGGCATCGCGCAGTCGCCGGAAGGGCGCCGGGTATTCCCCGACATGACGGTGGAAGAGAACCTGCTGATGGGCACCATCCCCATCGGCATGGACCACGCCCAGGAGGACATGGAGCGCATGTTCGACCTGTTCCCGCGCCTCAAGGAGCGGCGCAACCAGCGCGCCATGACCATGTCCGGCGGCGAGCAGCAGATGCTCGCCATCGCCCGCGCGCTGATGAGCCGGCCCAAGCTGCTGCTGCTCGACGAGCCCTCGCTGGGCCTTGCGCCCATCGTGGTCAAGCAGATCTTCCAGACCCTGCGCGAGCTGGCGCAGAGCGGGATGACGCTGTTCCTCGTGGAGCAGAACGCCAACCACGCGCTGAAGCTTTCGGACCGCGGCTACGTGATGGTCAACGGCGAGATCCGCCTGAGCGGGACCGGCACGGAGCTGCTGGGTAACCAGGAGGTTCGCAACGCCTATCTGGGCGGGCACTGA
- a CDS encoding ATP-binding cassette domain-containing protein, which produces MSDKILSVEHLMMHFGGIKALNDVNLDVERGSITALIGPNGAGKTTVFNCLTGFYKATGGNILLNTQGGTTDVIKILGQPFQGGDFVNPAQFGNRLYYKMFGGTHLVNRAGLARTFQNIRLFREMSVVENLLVAQHMFVNRNLIAGVLNTPGYRRAESEALDHAFYWLEVVDLVDCANRLAGEMSYGQQRRLEIARAMCTRPELICLDEPAAGLNPAETQALSRIIRYLRDHHGITVLLIEHDMGMVMNISDHIIVLDHGDVIARGGPADIRHNDKVIAAYLGADEEELV; this is translated from the coding sequence ATCTCCGACAAAATCCTCAGCGTCGAGCACCTGATGATGCACTTCGGCGGTATCAAGGCGCTCAACGACGTCAACCTCGACGTGGAGCGCGGCTCCATCACCGCGCTGATCGGCCCCAACGGCGCCGGCAAGACCACGGTGTTCAACTGCCTCACCGGTTTCTACAAGGCCACCGGCGGCAACATCCTGCTCAACACCCAGGGCGGCACCACGGATGTCATCAAGATTCTCGGCCAGCCGTTCCAGGGTGGCGATTTCGTCAACCCGGCGCAGTTCGGCAACCGCCTCTACTACAAGATGTTCGGCGGCACCCACCTGGTGAACCGCGCGGGGCTGGCGCGCACCTTCCAGAACATCCGGCTGTTCCGCGAGATGTCGGTGGTGGAGAACCTGCTGGTGGCCCAGCACATGTTCGTCAACCGCAACCTCATCGCCGGCGTGCTCAACACCCCCGGCTACCGCCGCGCGGAAAGCGAGGCGCTGGACCACGCCTTCTACTGGCTGGAAGTGGTGGATCTGGTGGACTGCGCCAACCGCCTGGCCGGCGAGATGTCCTATGGGCAGCAACGCCGCCTGGAGATCGCCCGCGCCATGTGCACGCGCCCGGAACTGATCTGCCTGGACGAACCGGCCGCCGGCCTCAACCCGGCCGAGACCCAGGCGCTGTCGCGGATCATCCGCTACCTGCGTGATCACCATGGCATCACGGTGCTGCTGATCGAGCACGACATGGGCATGGTGATGAACATCTCCGACCACATCATCGTGCTCGACCACGGCGATGTGATTGCTCGGGGTGGCCCGGCGGACATCCGTCACAACGACAAGGTAATCGCCGCCTATCTTGGCGCGGATGAAGAGGAGCTGGTATGA
- the livM gene encoding high-affinity branched-chain amino acid ABC transporter permease LivM, which produces MAASQSTAAPKTARIDIKKSLVDTVLAGLIALVVFGPIVGVVLDGYSFNLEPVRLAWMVGAVMLGRLLLSLYLQTAAGARVMERFESSDSGISVLQPGYKTRLRWIVPLLIVAAVIFPFFASKYLLTVIILGLIYVLLGLGLNIVVGLAGLLDLGYVAFYAIGAYGLALGYHYLGLGFWTVLPLAALTAAMAGALLGFPVLRMHGDYLAIVTLGFGEIIRLILNNWLSFTGGPNGMQVPSPTIFGLEFGRKAKEGGTPIHEFLGIDYNQNLKFVFIYAVLFLVVLLVLYIKHRLTRMPVGRAWEALREDEIACRAMGLNHVLVKLSAFMLGASTAGLAGVFFASYQGFVNPSSFTFFESALILAIVVLGGMGSTVGVVIAAFVLTVAPELLRSFADYRVLLFGILMVLMMIWRPRGLIRISRTGFAVRKGVAP; this is translated from the coding sequence ATGGCCGCTTCCCAGTCCACCGCCGCGCCGAAGACCGCGCGCATCGATATCAAGAAGAGCCTCGTCGACACCGTGCTCGCCGGACTGATCGCCCTGGTGGTGTTCGGCCCCATCGTCGGCGTGGTGCTCGATGGCTACAGCTTCAACCTCGAACCGGTTCGCCTGGCCTGGATGGTCGGTGCGGTGATGCTCGGCCGCCTGCTGCTGAGCCTGTACCTGCAGACCGCGGCCGGCGCGCGCGTGATGGAGCGCTTCGAAAGCTCCGACTCCGGCATCAGCGTGCTGCAGCCGGGCTACAAGACGCGCCTGCGCTGGATCGTCCCGCTGCTGATCGTCGCCGCGGTGATCTTCCCGTTCTTCGCCAGCAAGTACTTGCTCACCGTGATCATCCTCGGGCTGATCTACGTGCTGCTGGGCCTGGGGCTGAACATCGTGGTCGGCCTCGCCGGCCTGCTCGACCTCGGCTACGTGGCCTTCTACGCCATCGGCGCCTACGGCCTGGCGCTGGGTTACCACTACCTCGGCCTGGGCTTCTGGACGGTGCTGCCTCTGGCGGCCCTCACCGCCGCCATGGCCGGTGCGCTGCTGGGCTTCCCGGTGCTGCGGATGCACGGTGACTACCTGGCCATCGTGACCCTGGGCTTCGGCGAGATCATCCGCCTGATCCTTAACAACTGGCTGTCCTTCACCGGCGGTCCGAACGGCATGCAGGTGCCCTCGCCAACCATCTTCGGCCTGGAGTTCGGCCGCAAGGCGAAGGAGGGCGGCACGCCGATCCACGAGTTCCTCGGCATCGACTACAACCAGAACCTCAAGTTCGTGTTCATCTACGCGGTGCTGTTCCTGGTGGTGCTGCTGGTGCTGTACATCAAGCACCGGCTGACCCGCATGCCGGTGGGCCGCGCCTGGGAAGCGCTGCGCGAGGATGAGATCGCCTGCCGCGCCATGGGCCTGAACCACGTGCTGGTGAAGCTCTCGGCGTTCATGCTCGGTGCCTCCACCGCCGGCCTCGCCGGTGTGTTCTTCGCCAGCTACCAGGGCTTCGTCAACCCGTCGTCCTTCACCTTCTTCGAGTCGGCGCTGATCCTCGCCATCGTGGTGCTCGGCGGGATGGGCTCGACGGTGGGCGTGGTGATCGCCGCCTTCGTCCTCACCGTGGCGCCGGAACTGCTGCGCAGCTTCGCCGACTACCGGGTGCTGCTGTTCGGCATCCTCATGGTGCTGATGATGATCTGGCGCCCGCGCGGGCTGATCCGCATCAGCCGCACCGGCTTTGCCGTACGCAAGGGGGTGGCGCCATGA
- a CDS encoding branched-chain amino acid ABC transporter permease LivH (LivHMGF is the membrane component of the LIV-I/LS branched-chain amino acid transporter), giving the protein MDGIFLQQMINGLTLGSVYGLIAIGYTMVYGIIGMINFAHGEVYMISAYLSAVALALLTFFGLESFPLLILGTLVFTICITGLYGWVIERIAYKPLRNSTRLAPLISAIGMSLILQNYVQLSQGPRQQGVPTLLDGALKFHVGEGFVQLTYTKVFILIAAFVGMAVLTYVIQYTKLGRMCRATQQDRKMASILGINTDRVISYVFVIGAAMAALAGVLITMNYGTFDFYAGFIIGIKAFTAAVLGGIGSLPGAMLGGLILGVAEAQFSGMINTDFKDVFAFGLLVTILIFRPQGLLGRPQVSKV; this is encoded by the coding sequence GTGGACGGTATTTTCCTTCAGCAAATGATCAACGGGCTGACCCTGGGGTCGGTCTACGGCCTGATCGCCATCGGCTACACGATGGTCTACGGCATCATCGGCATGATCAACTTCGCCCACGGCGAGGTGTACATGATCTCCGCCTACCTCTCGGCGGTTGCCCTGGCGCTGCTGACCTTCTTCGGCCTCGAATCCTTCCCGCTGCTGATCCTCGGCACGCTGGTCTTCACCATCTGCATCACCGGCCTGTACGGCTGGGTGATCGAACGCATCGCCTACAAGCCGCTGCGCAACTCCACGCGCCTGGCGCCGCTGATCTCTGCCATCGGCATGTCGCTGATCCTGCAGAACTATGTGCAGCTGTCCCAGGGCCCGCGCCAGCAAGGCGTGCCGACCCTGCTCGACGGTGCGCTGAAGTTCCACGTCGGTGAAGGCTTCGTGCAGCTGACCTACACCAAGGTGTTCATCCTCATCGCCGCCTTCGTCGGCATGGCCGTGCTGACCTACGTGATCCAGTACACCAAGCTCGGACGCATGTGCCGCGCCACCCAGCAGGATCGCAAGATGGCCTCGATCCTGGGGATCAATACCGACCGGGTGATCTCCTACGTGTTCGTCATCGGTGCCGCCATGGCCGCGCTGGCCGGCGTGCTGATCACCATGAACTACGGCACCTTCGACTTCTACGCAGGCTTCATCATCGGCATCAAGGCGTTCACCGCCGCCGTGCTCGGCGGCATCGGCTCGCTGCCCGGGGCCATGCTCGGCGGGCTGATCCTTGGCGTGGCCGAGGCGCAGTTCTCCGGGATGATCAACACTGACTTCAAGGATGTGTTCGCCTTCGGCCTGCTGGTGACCATCCTGATCTTCCGACCGCAAGGGCTCCTGGGGCGTCCCCAGGTATCGAAGGTGTGA